The genomic interval CATCGCCTTGGGGAATGACGGCAATGCGCGGGCCAGCCAACACCTCACTGGCCAGCGGCTTGTTCAGGCGCAATGACCAGTCCAGCGGCGCCGCTGTGCGGCTGGGCTGGTTCACCGGCAGGCGGTAGAGGTCGACGGGCTCGCTCTGGGGCAGGATCGAGCAGGCACTGGCCAGGCTCAGCGAGGCCGCCAGGGCCAGCAGGCGCAACGACGGTTTCATGGCTGGAACTCCTTGTTGTTGTCGCGGCCGAGCAGGTAGCCGCTCGGGTCGGCCTCCAGTTGCCGGGAAATGCCTTTGAGCGCGTTGAGGGTTTCGCGCAGCTCGCGAATGGCTGGGGTTAGCTGGTTCAGGCCTTGTGCGCCGTCGCCGAGGGCCTCGCTGTTGTTCTTGAGCAGGTTGTTGATGGTTGCCGTACTTTCAGCCAGTGACTGCATGGCCTGCTCGGCGCTGCCGATCGCCTGTTTGCCTTGGCTGCCGAGCAGGCCGTTGGCGTTGCGCATCAGCGCCTGGGTTTCGGCCAGGGTCGCGCTGGCCTGCTTGCCCACCTGCACCAGCTGTTCGATGGCCTCGGCGATGCCACCGTGCTGCCCGGCAAAGGCGCCGGTGGTCTTGTCGAGGTTGGCCAGGGTGTTGCTGAGGTGGCCGATGTTGTCTTCCGAGAACATCTGGTTGGCGTTGTGCAGCAGCAGGTTGACGTTGGTGACGAGATCGCTGCTGTCATTGAGCAGGCGCGAGATCGGCGACGGCGAGGCAATGATCACTGGCAGCTTGCCGTCCTTGCCCTTCAGTTCAGGGCTGTGCGGAGTGCCGCCGCTCAGCTGGATGAACGAGTTGCCTGTCACGCCGGCCAGGGTCAGCTTGGCCTGGGTGTCTTCTTTCACTGGGGTGTCGCCGCTCAGGCGCACCCGGGCCAGTACCCGACGCGGGTCCTTCGGGTCCAGCCGCAGGGTAGATACATCACCCACCTTGATACCGTTGTACTGCACCGGGCTGCCGCGCGACAGGCCGGAAACGGCTTCGTTGAACACCACTTCGTAATCCTTGAAGGCGTCATCGACACTGGACTTGGTCAGCCATAGGCCGAACAGCATGGCACCAGCCACCACCAGGACGGTGACCAGGCCGATAAGGACATGATGGGCTCGGGTTTCCATTGCTCAGCGCTCCTGCCTGGCACGGGTGGCAGCCTGCTCGGCTGCGCGCCCGCGTGGGCCGTGAAAGTATTCTTGAATCCAGGCGTCGTTGGTCTGCTCGACCTCGGCCAGCGGGCCGGCCACCAGGACCTTTTTTTGCGACAGCACCGCGATGCGGTCGGTAATGGTGTACAGGGTGTCGAGGTCGTGGGTGATGAGGAACACCGACAGGCCCAGCGCATCACGCAGCGTCAGGATCAGCTGGTCGAATGCGGCGGCGCCGATCGGGTCCAGGCCGGCGGTGGGCTCGTCAAGGAACAGGATGTCCGGGTCCAGTGCCAAGGCGCGAGCCAGCGCTGCACGCTTGATCATGCCCCCTGACAGCGAGGACGGGTACTTGTCGGCGGCCGAGATTGGCAACCCGGCCAAGGCCAGCTTGACGCCGGCCAGGTGCTCGGCATCGGCGCGGGACAGCCCGGCGTGTTCGATCAACGGCAAGGCCACGTTTTCGGTGACGGTCAGCGAAGAGAACAGTGCGCCCTTCTGGAACAGCACGCCGAAGCGCCGTTCGACCAGTGAGCGCTGTTCTTCGCGCAGGCCCGCAAGGTCCTGGCCGAACACCTTGATCAGCCCTTCATTGGGCCGGCGCAGGCCAATGATGCTGCGCAGCAGTACCGACTTGCCGCTGCCCGAACCACCGACCACGGCCAGGATTTCGCCACGGTAAAGGTCCAGGTCGAGGTTTTCATGCACAACCTGGCGGCCGAAACGGTTGCAGATGCCGCGGGCTTCGATCACTTTTTCCCGAGCATTCACCAGCCCATCTCCATGAAGAACAGGGCGGCCACGGCGTCCAGGACGATGACCACAAAAATCGACTGCACCACCGCAGAGGTGGTGTGTGCGCCCACCGATTCGGCGCTGCCGCTGACCTTGAAGCCTTCGAGGCAGCCGATGGCGGCGATCAGG from Pseudomonas fortuita carries:
- a CDS encoding ABC transporter ATP-binding protein, giving the protein MNAREKVIEARGICNRFGRQVVHENLDLDLYRGEILAVVGGSGSGKSVLLRSIIGLRRPNEGLIKVFGQDLAGLREEQRSLVERRFGVLFQKGALFSSLTVTENVALPLIEHAGLSRADAEHLAGVKLALAGLPISAADKYPSSLSGGMIKRAALARALALDPDILFLDEPTAGLDPIGAAAFDQLILTLRDALGLSVFLITHDLDTLYTITDRIAVLSQKKVLVAGPLAEVEQTNDAWIQEYFHGPRGRAAEQAATRARQER
- a CDS encoding MlaD family protein; translation: METRAHHVLIGLVTVLVVAGAMLFGLWLTKSSVDDAFKDYEVVFNEAVSGLSRGSPVQYNGIKVGDVSTLRLDPKDPRRVLARVRLSGDTPVKEDTQAKLTLAGVTGNSFIQLSGGTPHSPELKGKDGKLPVIIASPSPISRLLNDSSDLVTNVNLLLHNANQMFSEDNIGHLSNTLANLDKTTGAFAGQHGGIAEAIEQLVQVGKQASATLAETQALMRNANGLLGSQGKQAIGSAEQAMQSLAESTATINNLLKNNSEALGDGAQGLNQLTPAIRELRETLNALKGISRQLEADPSGYLLGRDNNKEFQP